In the Topomyia yanbarensis strain Yona2022 chromosome 3, ASM3024719v1, whole genome shotgun sequence genome, one interval contains:
- the LOC131689451 gene encoding aquaporin AQPAe.a-like, with product MKKSTLDSIAILLAELIGTGLLVMLGCMGCVSGLGHVPSHFELCINFGLVVMIIVQVFGCVSGAHLNPSVTVAAWVYEMVSTKMALGYVVAQIIGAFMGFGALKLLTPGDVFSNALENGAGFCVTSPNPRITLAQAVGIEYLATGVLVLVCCGVWDPRNAKHHDSVALKFGFTIGCLAVAAGPYTGASMNPARSLGPVLWNGDWTAHWVYWVGPLTAAFSIAFLYKAVFRREVPQLTGSPSELTALNTEK from the exons ATGAAGAAATCAACGTTGGATAGCATAGCCATTCTGCTGGCTGAACTGATCGGCACTGGCCTGCTGGTGATGCTGGGATGCATGGGTTGTGTGTCCGGACTGGGTCATGTACCGTCCCACTTCGAGCTGTGCATAAACTTTGGCCTGGTGGTTATGATCATCGTACAGGTGTTCGGATGCGTTTCCGGAGCACATCTCAACCCATCGGTCACAGTTGCCGCCTGGGTTTATGAAATGGTCTCGACAAAG ATGGCGCTCGGCTACGTCGTAGCCCAGATCATCGGGGCCTTCATGGGTTTCGGTGCATTGAAGCTACTAACTCCCGGCGATGTGTTTTCAAATGCGCTGGAAAACGGAGCAGGTTTCTGCGTGACTTCACCCAATCCCAGAATCACCTTGGCTCAAGCAGTTGGAATTGAGTATCTGGCAACCGGAGTGCTGGTGCTGGTCTGTTGTGGCGTCTGGGATCCTCGCAATGCCAAGCATCATGATTCGGTTGCTCTGAAGTTCGGTTTCACCATCGGTTGTCTGGCCGTTGCAGCC GGTCCCTACACCGGTGCCAGCATGAACCCGGCTCGTTCCCTCGGACCCGTTCTATGGAACGGTGACTGGACCGCCCACTGGGTGTACTGGGTCGGACCACTGACGGCCGCCTTCAGCATTGCCTTCCTGTACAAAGCCGTGTTCCGACGTGAAGTGCCGCAGCTAACCGGCTCGCCCAGTGAGCTTACCGCGCTGAACACCGAGAAATGA